A region of Oceanicoccus sp. KOV_DT_Chl DNA encodes the following proteins:
- a CDS encoding SLC13 family permease, with the protein MAFTPEALLTIAVIALCFGMLIFSRYPADAILVGGVALLTLLGVLTADEALIGMSNEGMATVAVLFVVARGLAQTGVVDWVSQRMLGRPKNTASAQLRLMLPVATMSTILNNTPVVAMMVPAVTDWAKRNNLSVSQLMIPLSYAAIIGGTCTLVGTSTNLVINGMLKSHGHEVGLAMFELAWVGLPCVLVVVLFTIGFSRWLLPHRNKGEQKVFEDARQYIVEMEVEQNSSLDRKTIEQAGLRQLPGMYLVEINRNGRLLSAVSPQEMLLAGDHLIFAGDVRSVVDLKNIHGLKVAEKQVFKLGDPAHSRCLVEVVISRNFPQLGKTVRDMRFRNNYSAAIIAVARDGERIKTKIGDIYLRPGDTLLLETNDQFVSQQRYSKNFLLVSEIENSRPVRHEQRNLAAGIMVVMVLAVTLGWLSMFKAAMLAAGVMLITRCIKVQDARESVNWQVVLVIAASISLGGALEKTGAATVIAEAMVSLAGNSPGAVLTAVFVMTALFSAVISNLAAAVLVFPIAVAASQQLNVDLLPFAITLMLAASACFATPIGYQTNLMVYGPGNYRFTDFIKIGLPLTVLVGITTVLIVPIVWPF; encoded by the coding sequence ATGGCATTTACTCCCGAGGCACTCCTAACGATAGCCGTCATTGCGCTGTGTTTTGGTATGCTTATTTTTTCTCGCTATCCTGCCGATGCTATTTTGGTCGGTGGTGTTGCTTTATTAACCTTGCTTGGCGTGTTAACCGCTGACGAGGCCCTGATAGGCATGTCCAATGAAGGGATGGCAACTGTAGCTGTTTTATTTGTCGTAGCTAGGGGCTTGGCTCAAACCGGTGTGGTCGATTGGGTATCACAGCGCATGTTGGGCCGTCCTAAAAATACTGCCTCCGCACAGCTGCGTTTAATGCTACCTGTCGCGACTATGAGTACCATTCTGAACAATACACCGGTAGTCGCCATGATGGTGCCAGCGGTAACGGACTGGGCCAAACGCAATAACTTGTCGGTGTCGCAGTTAATGATCCCTTTGAGTTATGCCGCCATTATTGGGGGTACTTGTACGCTGGTAGGAACCAGCACTAACCTGGTGATTAATGGCATGTTGAAAAGCCATGGCCATGAGGTTGGTTTGGCAATGTTTGAATTAGCCTGGGTTGGGTTGCCTTGTGTCCTTGTGGTGGTGCTATTTACAATAGGCTTCAGTCGTTGGTTATTGCCGCACCGTAATAAAGGTGAGCAAAAAGTATTTGAAGATGCTCGTCAATACATTGTTGAAATGGAAGTTGAACAAAATAGTTCTTTAGATCGTAAAACGATAGAGCAGGCCGGCTTGCGTCAGTTGCCGGGTATGTATTTAGTAGAAATTAATCGCAATGGACGTTTACTGTCAGCGGTATCGCCACAAGAAATGTTGTTGGCTGGTGATCACCTGATTTTTGCCGGGGATGTGCGCTCGGTAGTGGATTTGAAAAATATCCACGGCCTGAAGGTAGCTGAAAAGCAAGTGTTTAAATTAGGGGATCCCGCTCATTCCCGGTGTTTAGTTGAAGTAGTCATTTCGCGGAATTTCCCCCAGCTTGGGAAGACTGTTAGAGATATGCGTTTTCGCAATAATTACAGTGCTGCGATTATTGCTGTAGCACGAGATGGTGAGCGTATAAAAACCAAGATCGGTGATATCTATCTGCGCCCCGGTGACACCTTGTTGTTGGAAACCAATGATCAGTTTGTAAGTCAGCAGCGTTATAGCAAAAACTTTTTATTGGTCAGTGAGATCGAGAACTCAAGGCCTGTTAGGCACGAGCAGCGCAATTTGGCTGCGGGCATTATGGTAGTGATGGTGCTTGCGGTAACGCTGGGTTGGTTGTCGATGTTTAAAGCGGCGATGCTGGCTGCAGGGGTAATGTTAATAACCCGTTGTATCAAAGTGCAGGACGCTCGAGAAAGTGTTAATTGGCAGGTAGTGTTAGTTATCGCGGCCTCCATCTCGCTCGGTGGGGCATTGGAAAAAACCGGTGCCGCTACGGTGATAGCAGAGGCGATGGTGAGTTTGGCGGGGAACTCTCCAGGTGCAGTGTTGACGGCGGTGTTTGTGATGACGGCACTTTTTTCTGCAGTGATTTCGAATCTGGCGGCGGCGGTACTGGTTTTCCCCATTGCTGTGGCTGCTAGTCAGCAATTGAACGTAGACTTATTACCGTTTGCGATAACCTTGATGTTGGCGGCATCTGCTTGTTTTGCTACTCCGATTGGCTACCAAACTAATCTGATGGTTTATGGTCCCGGAAACTACCGGTTTACCGATTTTATTAAGATCGGGCTGCCATTGACGGTCCTCGTAGGCATAACAACCGTGTTGATCGTACCGATAGTGTGGCCTTTTTAG
- a CDS encoding acetyltransferase, translating to MAIIDVFNGDADGICALTQIRNAQPADSVLVTGVKRDIQLLDKIDPQAGDKITVLDISLDKNRQGLIKALDAGAEVFYSDHHFAGDIPQSDRLTAIINTAPDVCTSILVNKHLNGQFVEWAITGAFGDNLKNSAQALAKPLNLSEQQLSSLENLGIYINYNGYGSNLEDLHFTPEDLYRQVSPFVSPFDFINEGRESFEKLENGYQSDMASAANLQAEFSNASVAAYILPDAPWARRVSGVYSNDLANGTPGRAHAVLTVKANGNYLISVRAPLENKVGADELCRSFATGGGRAAAAGVNDLPADQLSEFIRRFSEFYG from the coding sequence GTGGCAATTATTGATGTTTTTAATGGCGATGCAGATGGTATCTGCGCTTTAACTCAAATTAGAAATGCGCAACCAGCTGATAGTGTGCTGGTAACGGGTGTAAAACGTGATATTCAATTGCTCGATAAAATCGATCCGCAAGCTGGCGATAAAATCACGGTGTTGGATATCTCGCTGGATAAAAATCGACAGGGATTAATCAAGGCGCTAGATGCTGGTGCCGAAGTGTTTTACTCAGACCACCATTTTGCTGGTGATATTCCTCAAAGCGACCGGCTCACTGCCATTATTAATACCGCTCCGGATGTTTGTACCAGTATTTTGGTGAACAAGCATTTAAACGGTCAGTTCGTTGAGTGGGCGATAACCGGAGCTTTTGGAGATAATTTAAAAAATAGTGCCCAGGCTTTAGCTAAACCGTTGAATTTATCTGAGCAACAATTGAGTAGTTTGGAAAATTTAGGCATTTATATTAATTACAATGGTTATGGCTCCAATCTCGAAGATCTGCATTTTACTCCCGAGGATTTATATCGACAGGTCAGCCCTTTTGTTAGTCCTTTCGATTTTATTAATGAGGGGCGTGAAAGTTTTGAAAAATTGGAGAATGGTTATCAATCTGATATGGCATCAGCGGCAAATTTACAGGCTGAATTTTCTAACGCCTCCGTCGCTGCCTATATTCTGCCGGATGCGCCGTGGGCGCGACGGGTGAGTGGCGTTTACAGTAATGACCTGGCCAACGGTACGCCTGGCAGAGCGCATGCTGTTTTAACCGTAAAGGCTAATGGAAATTATTTAATTAGCGTCCGTGCTCCGCTGGAAAATAAAGTCGGTGCCGACGAATTATGCCGCAGTTTCGCTACTGGCGGTGGCCGTGCTGCCGCTGCAGGTGTAAATGATTTACCTGCCGATCAGCTCAGTGAATTTATTCGTCGCTTTAGTGAGTTTTATGGTTAA
- a CDS encoding ComEA family DNA-binding protein: MRTFRLLFLSLCLSFLSPSLLFAEESAMVNINTADVSQLTSLIGVGQSKAEAIVAYRETYGEFQAVDELVAVKGIGESLLSKNRNRIVVNNDKVVVN; this comes from the coding sequence ATGCGTACATTTCGTCTTTTATTTTTATCCCTTTGCTTAAGCTTTTTATCCCCATCATTACTGTTTGCTGAAGAATCGGCAATGGTTAATATCAATACCGCCGATGTGTCCCAGCTGACTAGCCTGATTGGAGTGGGGCAAAGTAAAGCAGAAGCGATAGTTGCTTATCGTGAGACTTATGGTGAGTTTCAAGCGGTTGATGAGCTGGTCGCTGTTAAAGGCATCGGTGAGTCTTTATTAAGCAAAAATCGCAACAGAATCGTCGTCAATAACGATAAAGTTGTAGTGAACTAA
- the pyrF gene encoding orotidine-5'-phosphate decarboxylase translates to MTKKTIASPVIVAMDYSDLASVEAIAEQLDPASCRLKVGKELFTYCGPEVVRLLQDKGFEIFLDLKFHDIPNTVAGAVKAAADLGVWMVNVHASGGARMMTAAREALANYQQAPSLIAVTVLTSMEQQDLQAIGLDCTPLDQVQRLAQLTKACGLDGVVCSAQEAPVLRAQLGADFQLVTPGIRPANAEQGDQRRIATPAWAMEHGSSSLVIGRPITQAADPLQALAAINSELGV, encoded by the coding sequence ATGACAAAAAAAACCATTGCATCTCCTGTTATTGTGGCTATGGATTATTCAGATTTAGCATCTGTAGAAGCGATTGCTGAACAACTGGATCCAGCCAGCTGCAGGTTAAAAGTAGGCAAGGAGCTATTTACGTATTGTGGTCCTGAAGTCGTTCGTTTATTACAGGATAAAGGCTTCGAGATTTTTCTCGATTTGAAATTTCATGATATCCCTAACACTGTAGCAGGGGCGGTTAAGGCGGCAGCTGATTTGGGGGTGTGGATGGTCAATGTACATGCCTCCGGTGGTGCCAGAATGATGACGGCAGCGCGAGAAGCGTTAGCAAACTACCAACAAGCGCCATCACTGATTGCTGTGACCGTGTTAACCAGTATGGAGCAGCAGGATTTACAGGCTATTGGTCTGGATTGTACGCCACTGGATCAAGTACAACGTTTGGCGCAGCTGACCAAGGCGTGTGGTTTGGATGGCGTTGTCTGTTCAGCGCAGGAGGCACCTGTATTACGCGCACAATTAGGTGCAGATTTTCAGTTGGTGACTCCTGGTATTCGCCCAGCCAATGCTGAGCAGGGCGATCAGCGTCGTATAGCTACTCCGGCATGGGCTATGGAACATGGCAGTAGTTCTTTGGTCATCGGCCGTCCCATTACTCAAGCTGCGGACCCTTTACAGGCGCTGGCAGCAATCAATAGTGAGCTAGGTGTATAA
- the lapB gene encoding lipopolysaccharide assembly protein LapB: MFDPWQLLLVVSAIAIGWLLGRKPKIEANDVPAVRHHQYYKGLNFLLNDQPDGALDTFIEALEVNSETLETHIAIGNLMRRKGEVERAIRIHQNLLSRPSLSRVHLHQAHLELARDFISAGLWDRAEGLLLDLIKDAPELKAVAMRHLLEIYQDEKEWQQAIDTAKQLLPKRYLLKASPPVDASINDALAHYCCELAELALQKKDFHSTRNYLKQALSYDRSCVRASLLAAEVEYRTGHLPKAIQNLRKVWGQDPVFIPETVPLLKACYQKLDDDQAFQNDLKQALDICPSVTTLLALVELIKSKQGDLAATEFLGKALAERPSLRGLAKFVELHIDNSGGRARENFSILQLLIEQLLEAKPQYQCQHCGFAGKHLHWLCPGCKHWGQVKAIRGAEGD; this comes from the coding sequence ATGTTTGATCCTTGGCAATTACTGCTGGTGGTTTCTGCCATTGCTATAGGCTGGCTGCTGGGGCGTAAGCCGAAGATTGAGGCTAATGACGTGCCCGCTGTGCGACATCATCAATATTATAAAGGGCTGAACTTCTTATTAAATGATCAGCCTGATGGGGCGTTGGATACCTTCATCGAGGCCCTTGAAGTGAATAGTGAAACGCTGGAAACCCATATCGCGATAGGAAATCTGATGCGCCGTAAGGGCGAGGTTGAACGGGCTATTCGGATTCATCAAAACTTACTATCGCGTCCGAGCTTATCCCGAGTGCATCTGCATCAAGCACATTTAGAATTAGCAAGAGATTTTATTAGCGCAGGCCTTTGGGATCGGGCGGAGGGTTTATTGCTGGATTTAATAAAAGATGCGCCAGAGCTAAAAGCGGTGGCCATGCGCCACTTATTGGAAATTTATCAGGATGAAAAGGAGTGGCAGCAGGCCATTGATACTGCCAAGCAGTTATTGCCCAAGCGATACCTCTTAAAGGCTTCACCGCCAGTGGATGCTAGTATCAACGATGCTTTAGCCCATTACTGTTGTGAGTTAGCGGAGTTGGCGCTGCAAAAAAAGGATTTCCATTCTACACGTAATTATCTGAAACAGGCCTTGTCTTATGACAGGTCTTGCGTCAGAGCTTCGCTGTTGGCTGCAGAGGTAGAGTATCGCACGGGCCACCTTCCTAAAGCGATACAAAATCTGCGCAAGGTGTGGGGCCAGGATCCGGTATTTATCCCAGAGACAGTCCCTTTGCTTAAGGCTTGTTATCAAAAACTCGATGACGATCAGGCCTTTCAAAATGATTTAAAGCAAGCACTGGATATCTGCCCATCGGTCACCACTTTATTAGCGTTAGTAGAATTAATCAAATCAAAACAAGGTGACCTTGCAGCGACTGAATTTTTAGGCAAAGCCTTGGCAGAGAGGCCTTCATTACGTGGTCTGGCTAAGTTTGTAGAATTGCATATTGATAATAGCGGTGGACGTGCCAGGGAAAATTTCAGTATTCTGCAGCTACTCATTGAGCAATTGCTCGAAGCCAAACCACAATATCAGTGTCAACACTGTGGTTTTGCTGGCAAGCATTTACACTGGCTCTGCCCTGGCTGCAAACATTGGGGGCAGGTCAAAGCCATTCGCGGTGCAGAGGGTGATTGA
- a CDS encoding LapA family protein, producing the protein MQWVKRLLVLLLLAIVLAFGVLFSIQNTDKTALDLLVLQLSPRSVSLWVILSFAFGGVVGMLISVVALAQLKGRVLVLQRKVEQQDKELVKFRTGEAKPALLGRGEKS; encoded by the coding sequence GTGCAGTGGGTTAAGCGTTTATTGGTGTTGTTGCTGCTAGCCATCGTATTGGCATTCGGAGTGCTGTTCTCAATTCAGAATACCGATAAAACAGCGTTGGACTTGTTGGTTCTGCAGTTATCTCCGCGATCGGTGTCCTTATGGGTAATATTGTCGTTCGCCTTCGGTGGAGTGGTCGGCATGTTGATCAGTGTGGTGGCTTTGGCACAGCTGAAAGGGCGAGTACTGGTGCTTCAGCGCAAGGTGGAGCAGCAGGATAAGGAGTTGGTTAAGTTTCGTACTGGTGAGGCAAAGCCAGCTTTGCTGGGTCGGGGTGAAAAAAGCTAA
- the ihfB gene encoding integration host factor subunit beta — MTKSELIEQIASRQTQLSLKDVELAVKTIIEQMSQTLAAGERIEIRGFGSFSLHYREPRLGRNPKTGDTVELSGKYVPHFKPGKEMRDRVNESLQAQA; from the coding sequence ATGACCAAATCTGAGTTAATTGAGCAGATTGCATCCAGACAAACACAGTTGTCATTAAAGGATGTGGAATTAGCTGTTAAGACCATTATCGAGCAAATGTCGCAGACTTTAGCTGCCGGTGAGCGGATTGAAATCCGTGGATTTGGTAGCTTTTCATTGCATTACCGTGAGCCACGACTTGGGCGTAATCCCAAGACGGGTGATACCGTGGAATTAAGTGGTAAATATGTTCCACACTTTAAGCCAGGTAAGGAAATGCGTGATCGTGTTAATGAAAGTTTGCAGGCGCAGGCGTGA
- the rpsA gene encoding 30S ribosomal protein S1, with amino-acid sequence MSESFADLFEESLSTIDMKPGSIVTGVVIDIDSDWITVHAGLKSEGVISRSEFVNERGELSLEIGDEVQVALEAVEDGWGATKLSREKAKRAEAWKVLEAAYAAEEAIIGVINGKVKGGFTVDVNSIRAFLPGSLVDVRPVRETTHLEGKELEFKVIKLDQKRNNVVVSRRAVMEDANSAERDVLLATLQEGQAVKGIVKNLTDYGAFVDLGGVDGLLHITDMAWKRIKHPSEIITVGDEIDVKILKFDRERNRVSLGLKQLGEDPWLSITGRYPEGARVKATITNLTDYGCFAEIQEGVEGLVHVSEMDWTNKNIHPSKVVNLGDEVEVMILDIDEERRRISLGIKQCMENPWDAFGRQFNKGDKISGAIKSITDFGIFIGLDGAIDGLVHLSDISWNETGEEAVRQYKKGDTIETVILSVDPERERISLGIKQLDADPFNDYVTENDKNSIVKGVIKEVDAKAAVITLAEGIEGTLKASEISRDKVEDARNALKEGEEVEVKIITVDRKNRTIALSIKAKDMADEKEAIKAHKESTVEAAAPATIGDLIKAQMENKD; translated from the coding sequence ATGAGCGAAAGTTTCGCGGATCTCTTTGAAGAAAGTTTATCAACTATTGATATGAAACCCGGTTCGATTGTCACCGGCGTGGTTATCGATATCGATAGTGATTGGATTACAGTTCACGCTGGTTTGAAATCAGAAGGCGTAATCTCCCGTAGCGAATTTGTTAATGAACGCGGTGAGCTGTCATTGGAAATTGGCGACGAAGTTCAGGTCGCGTTGGAAGCGGTTGAAGATGGTTGGGGTGCTACCAAACTGTCTCGCGAAAAAGCCAAGCGCGCAGAAGCCTGGAAAGTATTGGAAGCAGCTTACGCTGCTGAAGAAGCCATCATCGGTGTTATCAACGGTAAAGTTAAAGGTGGTTTCACCGTTGACGTTAACTCTATCCGTGCGTTCTTACCCGGTTCTTTGGTTGATGTGCGTCCAGTGCGTGAGACCACTCATCTGGAAGGTAAAGAGTTAGAATTCAAAGTTATCAAGCTAGACCAGAAGCGCAACAACGTGGTTGTTTCTCGCCGCGCGGTTATGGAAGATGCAAACAGTGCTGAGCGTGATGTGTTGTTGGCTACTCTGCAGGAAGGCCAGGCGGTTAAAGGTATCGTTAAGAACCTGACTGACTACGGTGCTTTCGTTGATTTAGGTGGTGTTGATGGCTTGTTGCACATCACTGATATGGCGTGGAAGCGTATTAAGCATCCTTCAGAAATCATCACTGTTGGTGATGAAATCGACGTTAAAATCCTTAAGTTTGACCGTGAGCGCAACCGCGTTTCGCTGGGTCTTAAGCAATTGGGTGAAGATCCATGGTTGTCAATCACTGGCCGCTACCCTGAAGGTGCCCGTGTTAAGGCGACTATCACTAACCTGACTGACTATGGTTGTTTCGCTGAAATTCAGGAAGGCGTTGAAGGTCTGGTACACGTTTCTGAAATGGATTGGACCAACAAAAACATCCACCCTTCTAAAGTCGTTAACCTAGGTGACGAAGTTGAAGTGATGATCCTGGATATCGATGAAGAACGTCGTCGTATTTCTTTGGGTATCAAGCAGTGTATGGAAAATCCATGGGATGCATTTGGTCGTCAGTTCAACAAGGGCGACAAGATCTCAGGTGCTATCAAGTCAATCACTGACTTCGGTATCTTCATCGGTCTGGATGGTGCTATCGATGGTTTGGTTCACTTGTCTGACATCTCCTGGAATGAAACCGGTGAAGAAGCGGTTCGTCAGTACAAGAAAGGTGACACCATTGAGACTGTTATCCTGTCTGTAGATCCTGAGCGTGAAAGAATTTCTTTAGGTATCAAGCAGTTAGATGCTGATCCATTCAATGATTACGTGACTGAAAACGATAAAAACAGCATCGTTAAGGGTGTGATCAAAGAAGTTGACGCTAAAGCAGCTGTTATTACTTTAGCTGAAGGCATCGAAGGTACTTTGAAGGCTTCAGAAATTAGCCGTGATAAGGTTGAAGATGCTCGCAACGCGCTGAAAGAAGGCGAAGAAGTGGAAGTTAAGATCATTACTGTTGATCGTAAAAACCGCACTATCGCACTGTCTATCAAAGCGAAAGACATGGCTGATGAGAAAGAAGCTATTAAGGCACATAAAGAGTCAACAGTTGAAGCAGCTGCTCCGGCCACAATTGGTGACTTGATCAAGGCCCAAATGGAGAATAAAGACTAA
- the cmk gene encoding (d)CMP kinase, translated as MTQTPVITVDGPSGSGKGSLCQMLARELGWHLLDSGALYRIVGLAAQKNGVSFDDDSALAQLAVQLNVEFRPGKAGEPAAVILDDEDISDQVRAETTGALASKVAIHNGVREALKELQRSFAKAPGLVADGRDMGTVIFTEAPLKIYLTASAAERADRRYKQLLAKGESVNLAALLEDIQLRDERDMNRAVAPLKPADDAIIIDSTAIAIEDVFQQVLAEVVAIR; from the coding sequence GTGACGCAAACCCCAGTGATAACCGTTGATGGTCCTAGTGGTTCCGGCAAAGGCTCCCTTTGCCAAATGCTGGCGCGGGAATTGGGTTGGCATTTGCTGGATAGCGGTGCCCTGTATCGTATCGTCGGTCTGGCTGCGCAAAAAAACGGTGTCAGTTTTGACGATGACAGCGCCTTGGCGCAGCTGGCCGTGCAGTTGAATGTTGAGTTTAGACCGGGCAAGGCCGGTGAGCCTGCCGCAGTCATTCTGGATGATGAAGATATCAGTGATCAGGTGCGGGCAGAAACCACAGGTGCATTGGCTTCTAAAGTCGCTATCCATAATGGTGTTCGCGAAGCGTTGAAAGAACTTCAGCGCAGCTTTGCCAAGGCCCCCGGTTTGGTTGCTGACGGACGTGATATGGGGACGGTGATTTTCACCGAAGCTCCGTTGAAGATTTACCTCACCGCCTCCGCTGCAGAGCGCGCCGACCGGCGCTATAAGCAGTTGCTTGCCAAGGGCGAATCTGTTAACCTCGCGGCCCTTTTGGAGGACATCCAATTGCGTGATGAACGGGATATGAACCGTGCTGTTGCGCCGCTAAAGCCCGCCGATGATGCAATTATCATCGATAGTACGGCGATAGCGATTGAGGATGTTTTTCAGCAAGTGCTTGCCGAGGTTGTAGCAATTCGCTAG
- the aroA gene encoding 3-phosphoshikimate 1-carboxyvinyltransferase, with the protein MSSVKQLVLEPISHVDGEVVIPGSKSLSNRALLLAAMAGGQTTITNLLDSDDIRHMLHALKQLGVKYTLSADRTTCVVNGKGGALASEGEYELFLGNAGTAMRPLTAALCLCAGGQFTLTGEPRMYERPIGHLVDALNPLGANVEYIKDQGYPPLKIVGSGLQGGQIEIDGSISSQFLTALLMSAPLAQGDITITVKGELVSKPYIDITLDLMAKFGISVMNQDYKVFAISGSQKYVSPGEVMVEGDASSASYFLAAAAIKGGTVRVYGVGKNSVQGDIRFAEVLAKMGAEINYGDNYIEASKGRLDGVDVDLNHIPDAAMTIATVALFANGPTTIRNIYNWRVKETDRLSAMATELKKVGAEVVEGEDFITISPPASIASAAIDTYDDHRIAMCFSLAAMGKDAITINDPDCTAKTFPTYFELFKTICV; encoded by the coding sequence ATGTCATCAGTTAAGCAGTTAGTTCTGGAGCCCATTTCACACGTTGACGGTGAAGTTGTTATTCCTGGATCGAAAAGTCTTTCTAATCGTGCCTTGTTACTGGCGGCTATGGCTGGCGGCCAAACCACAATTACTAACTTGCTCGACTCTGATGATATCCGGCATATGTTGCATGCGTTAAAGCAACTGGGTGTGAAGTACACATTATCTGCTGATCGCACGACGTGTGTAGTTAACGGCAAAGGTGGTGCTTTAGCTTCTGAGGGTGAGTATGAATTGTTTCTCGGCAATGCTGGCACTGCCATGCGGCCATTGACCGCAGCACTTTGTTTGTGTGCTGGTGGTCAGTTTACTTTGACAGGTGAACCGCGGATGTATGAGCGCCCGATAGGACATTTAGTTGATGCGCTAAATCCATTAGGTGCCAATGTCGAATATATTAAGGATCAGGGCTACCCGCCACTCAAGATTGTTGGGTCAGGTTTGCAGGGTGGGCAGATTGAAATTGATGGCAGTATCTCCAGTCAGTTTTTAACTGCGTTATTAATGTCTGCACCCTTGGCTCAGGGTGATATCACCATTACTGTAAAAGGAGAACTGGTTTCCAAACCCTATATCGATATTACGCTGGATTTAATGGCGAAATTTGGTATATCGGTAATGAATCAGGATTACAAGGTTTTCGCTATTAGTGGTAGCCAAAAGTATGTCTCGCCTGGAGAGGTGATGGTGGAAGGTGATGCGTCATCAGCCTCATATTTTTTAGCAGCTGCAGCGATTAAGGGCGGCACTGTAAGGGTTTACGGTGTTGGTAAAAATTCTGTGCAGGGCGATATCCGGTTTGCAGAAGTACTGGCGAAAATGGGTGCAGAGATTAATTATGGCGACAATTATATTGAGGCCAGTAAGGGTAGGTTGGATGGGGTTGATGTCGACCTGAATCATATTCCAGATGCGGCAATGACGATTGCTACGGTCGCGTTATTTGCCAATGGGCCAACCACCATCCGCAATATTTATAATTGGCGGGTGAAAGAAACCGACCGTTTGTCGGCGATGGCGACCGAGCTAAAAAAAGTGGGGGCTGAAGTCGTGGAAGGTGAAGATTTTATCACCATATCGCCGCCTGCCAGTATCGCGTCTGCCGCTATCGATACTTACGATGATCACCGTATAGCGATGTGTTTTTCTTTGGCAGCTATGGGTAAGGACGCTATCACAATTAATGATCCGGATTGTACTGCTAAAACATTCCCAACCTATTTCGAGTTGTTTAAGACGATATGTGTGTGA
- a CDS encoding prephenate dehydrogenase/arogenate dehydrogenase family protein: protein MKIQRITILALGLIGGSLAKALKTRGFDGEIVAWGRREASLAKGLELGLIDRYSLDLTEAIAGADVIVVATPTLIAADMIKQLAPLVNDQVIITDVASVKGNLLTAAKQAFGKVPANLVLGHPIAGSEKSGVEAAKADLYVNHRVILTPTDETNPRALQAIKAMWELTGAEVVEMPVAEHDEVLAATSHLPHVLAYTLVDALAGSPEQQNIFRFAAGGFRDFTRIASSDPTMWKDIALANSDAILKTIDLFSAQLSILRSAIETKDSENIMASFTRAKSARDKFALMLEKQSKDASE from the coding sequence ATGAAAATTCAACGGATCACAATTTTAGCGCTGGGCCTGATTGGTGGCTCACTAGCAAAAGCATTAAAAACACGTGGCTTTGATGGCGAAATTGTAGCTTGGGGGCGTCGTGAAGCGTCCTTGGCTAAAGGTTTAGAGTTGGGGTTAATTGATCGCTATAGCCTGGATTTAACTGAGGCTATAGCGGGTGCCGATGTGATCGTGGTAGCAACCCCTACGCTGATTGCAGCCGATATGATTAAGCAGCTGGCTCCATTAGTGAATGACCAGGTTATTATTACTGACGTTGCTAGTGTTAAAGGCAATTTGCTCACCGCAGCCAAGCAAGCGTTCGGAAAAGTCCCGGCTAATTTGGTATTGGGTCATCCGATTGCAGGTTCTGAAAAAAGTGGCGTTGAAGCAGCAAAAGCCGATTTGTATGTGAATCATCGGGTGATCCTTACCCCCACCGATGAAACCAATCCTCGAGCCTTGCAGGCGATTAAGGCGATGTGGGAATTAACCGGCGCTGAAGTGGTGGAGATGCCAGTGGCAGAGCATGATGAAGTGCTGGCCGCCACCAGTCACTTACCTCATGTGTTAGCTTACACTTTGGTAGATGCACTTGCCGGGAGTCCTGAGCAGCAAAATATTTTTCGCTTTGCGGCGGGAGGCTTTCGCGATTTTACCCGTATCGCTTCCAGTGACCCCACCATGTGGAAAGATATCGCTTTAGCTAATAGTGATGCAATTTTAAAGACGATAGATTTATTTTCAGCGCAGTTGTCGATATTGCGCAGTGCGATCGAAACTAAGGACAGCGAGAATATTATGGCGAGTTTTACCCGCGCGAAGTCTGCTCGGGATAAGTTTGCACTGATGTTGGAAAAACAAAGTAAAGATGCAAGCGAGTAA